In Dictyoglomus sp. NZ13-RE01, one DNA window encodes the following:
- a CDS encoding thiol:disulfide interchange protein: MIIHTNYIVISPFLCFQFAHADNNEIKIGTIAINFSLPDLNGKTHSLKQYKGSVILLNFWATWCPPCRAEIPILSKIYKNYKKSGFKIIAVSLDNDINKVKAFLNENPVEFTVLFDKKGEAGYKYSIYAIPTSFLIDKELIIREIYIGMIDEKKFVSDLKKWLK, translated from the coding sequence ATTATTATTCATACTAATTATATTGTCATTAGCCCCTTTTTATGTTTTCAATTTGCACATGCGGATAACAACGAAATAAAAATAGGTACAATAGCTATAAACTTCAGTCTTCCAGATTTAAATGGAAAAACTCATTCTTTAAAGCAATATAAAGGTAGTGTAATTTTACTCAATTTTTGGGCTACTTGGTGCCCTCCTTGTAGAGCGGAAATTCCAATACTCTCTAAAATTTACAAAAACTATAAAAAATCTGGATTTAAAATTATTGCGGTTAGTTTAGATAATGATATTAATAAAGTGAAAGCCTTTTTGAATGAGAACCCTGTTGAATTTACGGTTCTTTTTGACAAAAAAGGTGAGGCAGGCTATAAATACAGTATCTATGCTATTCCTACATCTTTTCTAATAGACAAAGAACTAATAATTAGGGAAATTTATATAGGAATGATAGACGAGAAAAAGTTTGTCAGTGATTTGAAAAAATGGTTAAAATAA